A part of Larimichthys crocea isolate SSNF chromosome VII, L_crocea_2.0, whole genome shotgun sequence genomic DNA contains:
- the rnf168 gene encoding E3 ubiquitin-protein ligase rnf168, which yields MAPVSDVEVSDRGAAGRTGGVLSLDDCRCPVCLEIFMEPVTLPCTHTFCKDCFLESVDKATLCCPLCRKRVSTWARLNNRNNTMVNQQLWTRIQSTFPLQCQRRLSGQDHANDDDLGATDTSLCYPRVSQPGEVRQEYEDQVTKLTEEKRVLDEEERRASEEYIQRLLAEEEELLQEDRRRREEDERLARQLSTQLNSAIVSQEVVTPAKKKEVSGQIEKFLCPRPSKSSSDCSFTANKENILVSPVKLQAECSPPKLDYYGDTSDPPPPSGEEEEEERDLPESHRSHLTGDGGPSLAKRKSSELETTEEEKVTKRACRSLPSSSSSYSSLEGGGSVLQGIVDWESELQSRRQQEEEDRRLALLLQKELDQEEKQRATDRRKGSSDAYLLRQNRRGKEDASSSQTPRRSSTKTTKTSSASSSRGSKQTTLTDMFSCLNS from the exons atggcaCCGGTGTCAGACGTGGAAGTGTCAGACCGAGGAGCGGCAGGGAGGACAGGCGGAGTGCTGTCATTAGATGACTGCCGCTGTCCAGTGTGTCTGGAGATCTTCATGGAACCAGTGACCctgccctgcacacacaccttctgcaag GACTGCTTCCTGGAGTCAGTGGACAAAGCCACGCTTTGCTGTCCTCTGTGCAGGAAGCGGGTTTCTACCTGGGCCCGTCTGAACAACAGGAACAACACGATGGTCAACCAGCAGCTGTGGACCCGGATCCAGTCCACGTTCCCTCTGCAGTGTCAGCGCCGCCTCAGCGGGCAGGACCACGCCAATGATGACGACCTGGGAGCTACCGACACATCCCTGTGTTATCCCAGAGTCAGTCAGCCTGGAGAAGTGAGGCAAGAGTACGAGGACCAGGTCACCAAG CTGACAGAAGAGAAACGTGTTctggacgaggaggagaggagagccaGTGAGGAGTACATCCAGAGACTGCTGgctgaagaagaggagctgctgcaggaggacaggaggaggcgAGAAGAAGACGAGAGGCTGGCTCGACAGCTGAGTACCCAGCTG AACTCTGCCATTGTCTCTCAGGAAGTCGTCACTCCAGCCAAGAAGAAGGAGGTCAGCGGACAGATCGAGAA GTTCTTGTGTCCTCGTCCGTCTAAAAGCTCGTCAGACTGCAGCTTCACAGCCAACAAG GAGAACATCCTGGTCTCTCCAGTGAAGCTGCAGGCCGAGTGTTCGCCCCCTAAACTGGATTATTATGGAGACACATCAgatcctcctccaccctctggggaggaggaggaggaggaacgggATCTCCCTGAGAGTCACAGGAGTCACCTGACTGGAGACGGAGGGCCCTCATTGGCCAAGAGGAAAAGTTCAGAGCTGGAGacgacagaggaagagaaggtgACCAAACGTGCGTGTCGCTCCctgccttcctcctcttcctcctactCCTCTCTGGAGGGTGGAGGCTCCGTCCTGCAGGGGATTGTGGACTGGGAGTCGGAGCTGCAGAGCCGacggcagcaggaggaggaggaccgcAGGCTGGCTCTGCTCCTGCAAAAGGAGCTAGaccaggaggagaagcagagagcCACCGACAGACGCAAAGGATCCTCCGATGCCTATCTCCTCCGCCAGAACCGACGAGGGAAGGAGGACGCCAGCAGCTCCCAGACCCCCAGAAGATCCTCCACAAAGACTACAAAgacctcctccgcctcctcctccagaggcAGCAAACAGACCACTCTGACGGACATGTTCTCCTGCCTGAACAGCTGA